The following coding sequences lie in one Prochlorococcus marinus XMU1412 genomic window:
- a CDS encoding amidohydrolase family protein → MSNFRTAEVLIPRSLCLIEDLDNLIIDVEDLCSVSISWEDGFVSELKPLKNKITKPKNILFPRFVETHSHFDKSFTWADFPNLESNYGGALSVNLEEHKTRTTDKVLERVEKSLKLAIQNGYRAIRSHIDTYKGQSIDIWIELFKLQKKFSSELTLQYVALAPLEFWDTTDGKDLAKIFSSNGGILGGVIVPPFNKKDTRKFLAKMLLLASNYKLEIDLHIDESIIEPGAGIKVLLETIENLNINSIPITCSHLSSLISLSNREILNLGEKMAEKNIKVIALPLTNFWLLNRSNKTTSLKRPVAPIKQLQKSHVDVSLGSDNVQDPWYPFGNFDPFYTLSCSMPMLQLNPWERMTLSSIFLAPSRLLNLKWDGLIKKGCPADFVILDAQRWADVFSFNLKRKVFINGDLYC, encoded by the coding sequence TTGAGTAATTTCAGGACAGCTGAGGTTCTTATTCCTAGAAGCCTTTGCTTAATAGAAGATCTAGATAACCTCATTATCGATGTAGAGGATTTATGTTCAGTTTCTATCAGTTGGGAGGATGGATTTGTTTCTGAGTTAAAGCCTTTAAAAAATAAAATTACAAAACCAAAAAATATTTTATTCCCAAGATTTGTTGAAACGCATTCGCATTTTGATAAATCTTTTACATGGGCAGACTTTCCTAATCTGGAATCAAACTATGGAGGAGCATTATCAGTAAATCTTGAAGAACATAAAACTAGAACTACAGATAAGGTTCTTGAAAGAGTTGAGAAATCATTAAAACTTGCCATACAAAATGGATACCGAGCAATTAGAAGCCATATTGATACATACAAAGGTCAATCTATTGATATTTGGATTGAACTTTTTAAATTACAAAAAAAATTTTCATCTGAGTTGACTTTACAATACGTTGCTCTTGCTCCATTGGAATTCTGGGATACAACAGATGGAAAAGATTTGGCAAAAATATTTTCTTCTAATGGAGGCATTTTAGGCGGTGTTATTGTACCCCCTTTCAATAAAAAAGATACAAGAAAATTTCTAGCAAAGATGCTTCTTCTAGCGAGTAACTATAAATTAGAAATTGATTTGCATATAGATGAATCAATTATTGAACCTGGAGCTGGAATAAAAGTTTTATTAGAAACAATCGAAAATTTAAATATTAATAGTATTCCGATCACTTGTAGTCATTTGAGTAGTCTTATTTCTCTCAGTAATAGAGAGATTTTAAATTTAGGGGAAAAAATGGCTGAGAAAAATATTAAGGTTATTGCGTTACCCCTAACAAATTTTTGGCTTCTTAATCGAAGTAATAAAACTACTTCATTAAAAAGACCAGTTGCGCCAATAAAGCAATTACAAAAATCACATGTGGACGTATCTCTTGGTAGTGATAATGTTCAAGACCCTTGGTACCCATTTGGTAATTTTGACCCTTTTTATACGTTGTCTTGCTCGATGCCTATGCTTCAGCTAAATCCCTGGGAGAGAATGACTCTATCTTCTATTTTTTTAGCTCCAAGCAGATTATTAAATTTAAAATGGGATGGTTTAATTAAAAAAGGTTGTCCTGCTGATTTTGTGATTTTAGATGCACAAAGATGGGCAGATGTTTTTTCGTTCAATTTAAAGAGAAAAGTATTTATAAATGGCGATTTATATTGCTAA
- the miaB gene encoding tRNA (N6-isopentenyl adenosine(37)-C2)-methylthiotransferase MiaB, which yields MLTKTKSDEKKTQKNSTTGSYWITTFGCQMNKADSERMAGTLEKMGYTRADNELNADLVLYNTCTIRDNAEQKVYSFLGRQAKRKHKTPSLKLVVAGCLAQQEGESLLRRVPELDLVMGPQHVNNLENLLGKVDLGNQVAATEETFISEDITSARRESSICGWVNIIYGCNERCSYCVVPSVRGKEQSRYPNAIKSEIQKLADDNFKEITLLGQNIDAYGRDLPGTTKEGRKENTLTDLLYYIHDVKGIRRIRFATSHPRYFSKRLIQACYELDKVCEHFHIPFQSGNDEILKQMSRGYSIKKYKNIIENIRSLMPDASITADAIVAFPGETEQQYQDTLKLISEIGFDQVNTAAYSPRPNTPAAVWTNQLSEEVKKARLKEINDLVEKTARSRNQRYINNIESILIEGLNPKNSSQIMGRTRTNRLTFVEIPKNINFNFSLGDEINVKINEARPFSLTGELSL from the coding sequence GTGCTAACAAAAACAAAATCAGACGAAAAAAAAACTCAAAAGAATTCAACTACCGGCAGTTATTGGATAACCACATTTGGATGCCAAATGAATAAGGCTGATTCTGAGAGAATGGCTGGGACATTAGAGAAAATGGGATACACCAGAGCAGATAATGAATTAAATGCGGATTTGGTCTTGTACAATACATGTACTATTAGAGATAATGCAGAGCAAAAAGTTTATAGCTTTCTAGGAAGACAAGCAAAAAGAAAGCACAAAACACCTAGCTTAAAACTTGTTGTTGCAGGTTGTCTTGCTCAGCAAGAAGGAGAATCCTTACTAAGGAGAGTCCCAGAACTTGACCTAGTAATGGGCCCCCAACATGTAAATAACCTTGAGAATCTTCTGGGGAAAGTTGATTTAGGAAATCAAGTTGCTGCTACAGAAGAAACCTTCATTTCTGAAGACATAACAAGTGCCAGAAGAGAAAGCTCTATTTGTGGCTGGGTTAATATCATCTATGGATGTAATGAAAGATGTTCATATTGTGTAGTACCGTCTGTCAGAGGAAAAGAACAATCAAGATATCCAAATGCGATAAAAAGTGAGATCCAAAAATTAGCTGATGATAATTTTAAAGAAATTACTCTTTTGGGTCAGAACATTGATGCTTATGGTAGAGACCTTCCAGGGACAACAAAAGAGGGGAGAAAAGAGAATACCCTAACTGATCTTTTGTATTATATTCATGATGTTAAAGGAATTCGCAGAATAAGATTTGCTACTAGTCATCCAAGATATTTTTCAAAAAGGTTGATTCAAGCTTGTTATGAACTTGATAAAGTCTGTGAACATTTCCATATCCCCTTCCAAAGTGGAAATGATGAAATTTTGAAGCAAATGTCTAGAGGATATTCAATTAAAAAGTATAAAAATATTATCGAGAACATAAGGTCATTAATGCCAGATGCATCAATCACTGCTGACGCGATAGTTGCTTTTCCAGGAGAAACCGAACAACAATATCAAGATACATTAAAGCTAATATCAGAAATCGGCTTTGATCAGGTGAATACAGCAGCATACTCTCCAAGACCAAATACGCCTGCAGCAGTTTGGACGAATCAACTTTCGGAAGAGGTAAAAAAAGCTAGATTAAAGGAAATTAATGATTTGGTCGAGAAAACTGCTAGGAGTAGAAATCAAAGATATATCAATAATATCGAAAGCATTTTGATTGAGGGTTTAAATCCAAAAAATTCCTCTCAAATCATGGGTAGAACTAGAACAAATAGATTAACTTTCGTAGAGATTCCAAAAAACATTAACTTTAATTTTTCGTTGGGAGATGAGATAAATGTCAAAATAAATGAAGCAAGACCTTTCTCTTTAACAGGAGAACTTTCTTTATAA
- a CDS encoding D-alanine--D-alanine ligase family protein, translating to MIGGQKKCIGLIFGGHSNEHEVSISSAKTVFQAFNAKINKERFIVKTFYINKNGDWLDSEISEKILIGEIENYKTKKQEIFNQEKINFLDGIEFQNIDVWFPLLHGFNGEDGSIHGLIRFTKKPLVGCGIIGSALGMDKILMKTIFSNLKLPQVKYLVFQNEDLNDKQVKNKIINEILKKLKFPVFVKPSNSGSSLGISKVKNESEILLALEKAREIDPRILIEEGLEVREIECGIIGNSKLLTSEIGEVNYKSDWYDYDSKYKSKNKIIIPAEIDSKIKKEIKEIAIKSCRALNIFGFARVDFFLEKSSNKILLNEINTIPGFTKNSMFPMLWEASGLKIEQLVAKLVEISLDL from the coding sequence ATGATCGGGGGACAGAAAAAATGTATTGGGTTAATATTTGGCGGGCATTCCAATGAACATGAAGTATCGATATCCTCTGCAAAAACAGTTTTTCAAGCATTTAATGCAAAAATTAATAAAGAACGCTTTATTGTTAAAACCTTTTACATAAACAAAAATGGAGATTGGCTTGATAGTGAAATTTCAGAAAAAATCCTAATTGGTGAAATTGAAAACTATAAAACAAAAAAACAAGAAATTTTTAATCAAGAAAAAATTAACTTCCTTGACGGAATTGAATTTCAAAATATTGATGTTTGGTTTCCTCTTTTACATGGATTTAATGGTGAAGACGGATCAATTCATGGCTTAATTAGATTTACAAAGAAACCTTTAGTCGGGTGCGGAATTATTGGCTCTGCACTTGGAATGGATAAAATATTGATGAAAACAATTTTCTCAAATCTTAAACTTCCACAAGTTAAATATCTTGTTTTTCAAAATGAAGATCTAAATGATAAGCAAGTAAAAAATAAAATAATTAATGAAATTTTAAAAAAATTAAAATTTCCTGTTTTTGTTAAACCATCGAACTCTGGATCATCTCTTGGCATCTCTAAAGTCAAAAATGAATCGGAAATATTACTAGCATTAGAAAAGGCTCGGGAAATAGATCCAAGAATCTTAATAGAGGAAGGTTTAGAGGTAAGAGAGATTGAATGCGGGATAATTGGGAATTCAAAACTCTTAACCTCTGAGATAGGCGAGGTAAATTACAAAAGTGATTGGTATGATTACGATTCAAAATATAAATCAAAAAATAAAATAATTATCCCAGCCGAAATAGATTCTAAAATCAAAAAAGAAATTAAAGAAATTGCTATTAAAAGTTGTAGAGCACTAAATATTTTCGGTTTTGCAAGAGTAGATTTCTTTTTAGAAAAATCTTCAAATAAAATTTTACTAAATGAAATAAATACAATCCCTGGTTTTACAAAAAACAGTATGTTTCCAATGCTTTGGGAAGCTTCAGGTTTAAAAATTGAACAACTTGTGGCTAAACTAGTAGAAATATCTTTAGATTTGTAA